Genomic window (Planococcus sp. MSAK28401):
AAATCCAGCTGGTGACGCGCGTAATGATGCCCGTCACTGTCGCTTGAAGTGTATCTGCGATGCTGGTCGGCAAGGTAGCGATCAAGGCCTCGATATTAAAGTCTGAATCCTGGTAATAATCACCGACCAATGAATTGCGCAAAAACTGATCGGTATTGTTCAATAAGCGCATGAAATAATCTGGAAATTCCTCGATTAAGTTCTGGAATTGGTCTCTCACATATGGAAACACCAACAAACTCAATAAAGTCAATAACCCGATGCCGCCAAGGAAGATGATCAAGATGCCCCAAATTCTTGGAATTTTGAAACGTTCCAGCAAACGCAGCACCGGCCGCAGCAAGTAGTAAAAAATAAGAGCCAAGACGACTGGCAAGACGACCGTTTTCATGAATACATTGAGCGGATTGAAGATGAACGACACTTCCCTGAAGATGAATACGACGAGCCCGATTAAAATCAAGATCAATAAGGTGAAAAGCGTGTTCCTCCCGCCCAGGAAGCGGATATAGTTAGTAGCAAAAAACGGCGGTCTATTGTCATCTGGCGGCATGGCGATCCCCTTCTTTGTATAGGCTTCTACCTATAGTTTACCATATTATCTGAAAAATTAGTTGAGAGGCTGAGACAAAAATTCTTCCAGCGCACGGCGATTTTGTTGTATATCGATTTCAAGAACCGAGCCGGCCTGTGGATAATTCGCATAGCTGTATCCACCTTCCACCGGAATCGTCAAGCGTTCGATCTCCCCGCTGCCACCGGTGCCAAGCTGTGTCGCCAATTTGATTTGATCGACCAACGGCATATCGGTCTGCACATAGCCTTGAGCCGCTCCTGCCAATTTCGGCAGTTTCGGGATTGACGACACGCTGATCAATTCATCCTTTAATGCAGCGATCACTTGCTGCTGGCGCCGCACACGGCCGAAGTCGCCTTCATTATCCGAACGGAAGCGCGCGTAGCCCAGCAATTCCTGGCCATTCAAATTCTGCACGCCTGGAGACAAAGTTACGCCGATCTTCTCGGACATTTCCTTTTCGACATCGATTTCGACACCACTCGGCGCTGCGATGTCGACAAGCGTTTCAAAGCTCTTGAAGTCGACAAGTGCGTAATTATGGATTTCCACACCAAACATTTCACGCAAAGTCGACGCCAGCAAATCGACGCCTCCCAAATAATAAGCGGTGTTCAATTTATAAGATTGGTACCCTGGAATATCTGCATAAATATCACGCATGAACGAGGTGATTTTCACTTCATTGTTTTCGCGGTCGTGAGTCACCATCATCATCGTATCCGTCCGTGATTGTGCTTCACCGCGCGAATCCACCCCGAGTACAAGGATATTCTGGTATCCACTATTGTCTTCATCTCCTGCAAACGGTTCCGCTTCGATTTCGGTTTCATCAGCTATGTCCTGGCCTTGTTGATATTGGATAAAGAAGTAAATTCCAGCACCGAGCAATAAAATGATCAATAATAAGAAAAGCTTGCCGATCGGGCGGAATCGTTTGCGTTTTCTGGTCTGCCTTGTTTCGTATTGTTCTTCCATGATGTTTACATTCCTTTCTGAGCTGTACAATTTGTTTAGACGCATATGAATAGATGGAGGTTTCCTTCCGTAATACGTTTTTATTGTTTGTGCCTCACCGGAGTGGTAAAATTCTTCTTATTCTCAAGTGGGCCATTATGCCTCTATGGAAATGTCCAGGCGGCGCTTCAAAGCCGCAGACATCTTTACATAAAAGTAAAATGGTGGCCTATATTATAGAAGGAGGCAATCCAATGTTAGAAAAAGCAACATTCGCTGGCGGCTGTTTTTGGTGCATGGTCAAGCCATTCGATCAATTTGACGGAATCGAGTCCGTAATTTCCGGATATACTGGCGGCCATTTGGCGAATCCGTCCTATGAACAAGTGAAAAGTGGACATTCCGGCCACCTGGAAGCGGTTGAAATTACATTTGATCCGGCCGTTTTCCCATATGAACAATTGCTGGATATCTTTTGGCAGCAAATCGACCCGACTGATAATGACGGGCAATTCCAGGACCGCGGAGCTTCCTATCGCCCTGCCATCTTCGTGCATAATGAAGAGCAGCGGAAATTGGCGCTTGCTTCCAGAAAACAACTCGAAGAAAGCGGCCGCTTCGATAAACCGGTCATCACCGAGATCCAAGATGCCGAGCCCTTCTATCCGGCTGAAGATTACCACCAGGATTTCTACTTGAAAAATCCAGATCATTACGCACAAGATCGTGCCGAATCCGGTCGCGATGAATTTTTGGATAGTGCGTGGAAGAAAGCCGACGCTTGATGCGCCGGCTTTTTCTATGGCTGAAAATCAGCGAACAGAGCGAACCCAATTGCCCGCTGATCAATATAAAAAACTTCTCACATAAATATTTTAATTGACAGATTATTCGATTAGTCTAAAATCAGGATACGCGGGTCTTTCCGCAAAAATGCGCTAAACAGGAGGCATTATCATGCAATGGCTCAGCACTTTGGACATCTTTTTCGTGCAATTAATCCTTTTTCCACCGTTTGTTATTTTACTGGGCGTTGCAGCGGCGATACTGTCGAACAGGATTTTCATTGGCCCGCTCGTCACGCTCGTTTCATCGCTCGAACTGAATTATTGGTATTTTTCAACTTTACTCCCAGAAGCGGAAATTCCATACATGATGATTGTTTCATGGGCAATCCTGTTTCCGCTCTTGTCGCTTTATGTCTCCTGGGTGGCCGTTGCGCCGTCCCCTAAAAAAACTCATCAGGGTTTTCGATGGAGCAAATAAGCAAAAAGAATCATCAACATGACAAATGCCAAGAACATCCATAAGGTAATATCATGGTTGCCGGTCTGGTCATAAACCACTCCGATGATGAACGGCATGAATGCCGAAATCAAATATCCCCCGGATTGTGTCATCGCAGCCCAGCTATTTGCTTCATCTGCAGAATCCGTCGCATCGAGCGGCAAAAGTAAAGCGATTGGAAACAAGCCACCGAGCGCAACACCAATCAAAGCAGCAGCAACCCACACCGCCCATGTTCCGGCAAACATCAACAACAGGATTCCGCCTGTACCGAACGCCAGTACAGCCAACACCCATAGAAAGCGGTTCGGGTAGCGGCTGAACAACAGCGGGATGGAAATATTGCAAACGATCTGGACCGCCGTCATGACAGTAACAACCGCTCCTGCCGACAGCACACTCAAGCCCTTATCGATTGCGATAGGTGCAAGCCATGTCAGCATCGAGAAAAAGAAAGCCGCTTGGAAGCCGAAAAACAACAGCATGTACCACGCCTTCACGTTTTTCCACGGGCTTTCTGTGATCGGCAGCGGATCTTCTGGCATTGCTTGCGTTTTTGTTTTTGTTTTTGTTTTCGCTTCAGGCATTCTCAGCCATACAATAAGGGCAGCAATCGCCAAACCGGACCAAACCGCAAGCCCCGCCGGCCAGCCGGAAGCTGCGTAGACGACACTCGTCAATCCTGCGGCGAGTGTCGCACCGAGCCCCATGCCAAACGAATAGACGCCGATCAACGAAGCCGTCCGAGTGGGGAAATCCCGCTTGATCATGGCAGACAACATCGGCCCGATGATAGCAATCGCGATGCCGATAAAAAACGAACTGAGCAATAAATTAAAATAACTCGGCCAAAATCCGCGCCCTAAAGTAAAGACACCAATGATGGCCAGCAAAAAACCAATGGAACGCTTCAAGCCGAAGCGGCGATTGAAGACGATCGCAAATGGCGCGAACAGTCCCATGCACAGGACGGGTACAGCGGTCAATAAACTGACTTGCCCGTTCGTCAGCCCAAGATCCGTCCGAATCGGTTCGAGCATCGGCCCGATTGAAGAAATGGCCGGCCTTAAATTGAGCGCCACTAATAGAATGGCAAAGATAACGCCGGTCAGTGCTGGTCTTGTCCCAATTCCCCTCATATTTTCTCTCTCCTTATCCTTCAGCACCAAACTTGTGTTCCTGCTGCCACTTACCTTAAAATAAAACAGGAAAGGCGGGTTGCTGGATGAAGCTCATAAATTGGAGCTACGCAAAACGATACAATATCAAAGCCACTTTTGACGAATTTCCGCACGTGGTCGTGCTATTCCGCCAGATTGGCGGCTATTACTTTATTTATTCGATGAAAGGCCTGACACCGGAACACGTTCCGGGCAGGCGCGAATATGTACAGATGGAGTACCTCCTGAATAAAGAGCTTGGCCAATTGGATGCTTATCTTCGCAGAAAAAGCCGCTAAAGCTTATCCTTTATTAGTTTAGCCGACACGGGCTTTGAACGCTACCGGTTTGGGACGCATTCGTGTTATACTATTCATATTGTGAATTTTAGGAGGACGAATAATAATGATAGCAGTAAATGATGTATCTTTGCGTTTTGGCGACCGCAAGTTATTTGAAGATGTCAACATCCAGTTTAACCCAGGTAATTGCTACGGCTTGATCGGTGCGAACGGCGCCGGCAAATCAACGTTCATCAAAATCCTTTCCGGCGAACTTGATGCACAGTCCGGCAACGTCTACATGGGCTCTGGCGAACGCTTGGCCGTATTGAAGCAAAACCACTTTGAATATGAAGAGCATGCGGTTTTAGAGACAGTTATCATGGGCCATAAGAAACTCTATGAAGTCATGTCCGAAAAGAATGCCATTTATATGAAAGAAGATTTCTCCGACGAAGACGGCATGCGTGCAGCTGAACTTGAAGGCGAATTCGCGGAACTGAACGGCTGGGAAGCAGAATCAGAAGCCGCCATCCTCTTGCAGGGCCTTGGCATTTCCGAGAATCTGCATGACAAGAAAATGGCGGAACTATCCGGATCTGACAAAGTCAAAGTGCTTTTGGCACAAGCGCTATTCGGCAAACCGGATGTTCTTCTTCTGGATGAGCCGACCAACCATTTGGACTTGAAAGCTATCCAATGGCTGGAAGAATTCCTAATCAACTTTGACAACACTGTCATCGTCGTATCGCATGACCGCCACTTCCTCAACAAAGTATGTACCCATATCGCCGACCTTGATTTTGGAAAAATTCAGCTTTATGTCGGCAACTACGACTTCTGGTACGAATCCAGCCAATTGGCAACTCGCTTGGCATCCGACCAGAATGCTAAAAAAGAAGAGAAGATCAAAGAGTTGCAGGCCTTCATTGCCCGTTTCTCTGCCAACGCCTCGAAATCCAAGCAGGCAACTTCACGGAAGAAAATGCTCGATAAAATCGAGTTGGACGATATCCGCCCATCTTCCCGAAAATACCCGTTCGTCAACTTCACCATCGGCCGCGAAATTGGCAATGATGTGTTGACAGTTAAAGACTTGAGCCAAACCGTCGACGGCAATCAATTATTGAATAACGTCAGCTTCAATATGAACAAAGACGATAAAATCGTCTTGATGGGCGACCCATTGGCGAAATCGGCACTCCTTCGCGTACTTGCTGAAGAAGACGAGCCGGCTTCCGGTTCTGCCCGTTGGGGTGTCACCACTTCACGCGCCTATTTGCCAATTGACAATACCGAATACTTCGAAGGCAGCGAAACTTCCTTGGTGGATTGGTTGCGCCAGTACTCGCCGGAAAATGAAAGCGAAACTTTCCTTCGCGGCTTCCTTGGGAGAATGCTGTTCTCCGGTGAAGAAGTGAAAAAGAAACCTTCTGTTTTATCCGGTGGCGAAAAAGTCCGCTGCATGCTATCGAAAATGATGCTGTCGCATGCCAACGTGCTGCTATTGGATGAACCAACCAACCACTTGGATCTTGAATCCATCCAAGCCTTGAACAATGGCATGATCGCTTTTAAAGGGGCCATGGTCTTCACTTCCCATGACCATCAGTTTATCCAGACCGTTGCCAACCGCGTCATCGAAATCCAAGAAGATGGCTCGATTCTCGACAAGCAATTGACCTACGATGAATTTTTGGAATGGAAAGAAACACAAGGCATCGCCAAATAATTTCTTGCCACACGAAAACCCCTCAGAAATATCACATTTCTGAGGGGCTTTTTCTATGCGTTGGTTTATTTCAGGAAGCGTTTCACGGCTTTTCCGGCCGGCAACTTCGCTGCCCATCGGTCACCAGAATTCGCCAGTTTGCTGAGCACTTTCAACAGATCTTGGTCTCCCGCCCAGTGCTCTGTCACCACTTCTTTCGGGAATCGGTTCAAGACCGTATTGACGACGTATACTGCGACGATGACATCGTCCATGAATCCGCCTGGGCCGACTAGAATTTCCGGCAAAAAATCGATCGGCGCCATGAAATACAGCACACCAGCCCCAACGTAAGCCTTGCTTTTCTTATCGATGCGGCTGTCCAAAAGCAAACGGGTCAATAAATGGAAAAGGTCCGGTGCAAATAACACGAACTGGCCAGCAGAATCCAGTTTTGACGATTTGCCTTCGAGCCAGTTGTGCACCCTGAAACGAAGCTTTTGATAGAAATCCCGCTGTTTTTCTTCACTTGGCAATGCCGTGCTTAAATATTCGTTACCCATGTGCATTCCCCTTTCATCCGGCAATTAGAAGACTAATGTGACGTTGGTTGCAACCCGTTCTTTATCGGGAGCCCCGTCGTAAATGGTAAATTCAACATGTTGGTTCGGCATGAAGCGGCGGAACCCTTCTTCATTGATGTTGATCGTTTCGAAATAGAACAACTCGCCCGTATCGCCTTCGATATAGCCGAATCCTTTATCGTCATTAAACTCTTTCACTTTTCCTTGCATGGATAAATCCCCCTTCAATATTCTTGGTATTCTAATTTAGATATACCCGAATGAGCGGGAATATTAAACAATGGAAACTTCAAAGAAAAAATCCATCAAAAAAGAACTGCCATTACGGCAGTTCTTGGATTGGAGAATTAAAGTTTAGTTACGTTAGTAGCTTGAGGTCCGCGGTTGCCTTCCTCTACTTCAAATTCTACGCGCTGTCCTTCGTCAAGCGTTTTAAAGCCTTCGCCTTGAATCGCTGAGAAGTGTACGAATACGTCGTCGCCGCCTTCAACTTCGATGAAGCCAAAACCTTTTTCTGAGTTAAACCATTTTACTGTACCTTCTTGCATGTTAAATTACCTCCTGTGGTAAACAAAATTTTTCAATATGCGAACTTTCATAAAAAAAATTCACATATTCCCAAAAGTACCGACACTTGCTGATCACTTTTGGGAATATGTGAATAGCTATTGCGGAAGTTCGTATGTTGAATTACCTTAATTATATCAAATTGACTATAAAAGTCAAACAAATCTAAAAACTTTCTGAATGTTTTCCAAACTTTTTTTAGCTCTCTAAAAAATCCTTATAAGCATTATGCCAAATTAATGGGAATTTGTAAAGCATTAATGTGTCAGCCCGCTAGCGGTCCTGAAGTTTGTATTGGCTCTCCCGTTCACGTAAAATAAGGGATATAGACGCGCACCATGAAACTTTTCCCTGCGCCACACGTATAGTTTAGTAGCCGTTAAGGAGGTTAAAGCATGAAACCCATTAAGCCGATCGAAAACTTCATCAAGAGACAATCGGTCAGCCTCCCTCTCATGTCCGCCATGTTCCCGATTCTCTATTTAGGAGCAGAAATCGGGCTGCTTGCTTCCGGTGCTGTTGCAGCCGGCACTTATTTTGCCAGCAATACATCGATGAAGCAATACCAGCTGTCGAGCGATTCCAAACAGCTCGGCATGACCAGAAGTGAATACCGGAATATCCGCGTGCAAATCAAGGAAGGCAAAGAAAAAATTAAAACCTTGCAAAGCCAATACTATAAAGTACGGTCCATTTCTTCATTTAAGCAATTGATGGATATGGTCAAAATCGCCACTAAAATCCTGACAATCGTCCAGCAAAACCCGCGCAAATTCTACTTGGCAGAACCGTTCTTCTATTCGCATCTGGATTCTGCCATCGAATTGACCGGCAAATATACATTATTGGTCGGGCAACCAGTCAAAGACATGGAGATGCGCATTGCGCTCCAGGAAACACGCGAAATGCTGCGTTCATTGCAGCAAGTAATGGAAGCCGACCTGAAGCGCGTGCTGTCAATGGACGTGGAGCAACTGCGTATGGAACTCGATTATGCGCGGCTAGCTGTCGACCAGCACAATACGAGAACGATCGATCAGCAACAGCAAATCGAACATAAAGGAGACATGGAAAATGACCAACAATCAGACGAGAAATGAGTTGGATGAGCTTCTCGGTACCCCGTTTGGTATGGAAGAAACATCCCAGCAAACGCAATTGGCTCAGACGGAAGGACAGCCTGTTGCACTGCTTGAACGCTTAAGTGCAGAAGAACAGGAAAAAGCCCGCGAATTGGCTAAACAGATTCCGACCGGAAATCGTGAAGCCATCCTCACATACGGCGCCAATGCGCAAAACCAGTTGAGCCAGTTTTCGCATAAAATGCTCGATCATGTCCAGCGGAAAGACATCGGCCCTGTCGGTGATGTGCTCCATGACCTCATGAAAAAGCTTGAACAACTAAACCCCGAAGAATTGACGCAGAAAAAGCAAAAAGGTCTGCGCAAAGTTTTCAACCGCGCGAAATATTCAGTCCAGGAAATGATGAGCAAATATCAAAAGTTAAGCACACAAGTCGACCGCATCAGCGTCCAGCTAGACCATTCAAAACGCGGCTTGCTGGATGATGTTCAGATGCTGGAACAATTATACGACCAGAACAAGACCTATTTCCAGGCCTTGAATGTCTACATCGCGGCAGCTGAAATCAAACGGGATGAAATCATGAATGAAACCATTCCTGCTTTGCGCAGAAAAGCCGAAGCCTCTAACGACCAGATGGCCTATCAGGAAGTGAACGATA
Coding sequences:
- a CDS encoding LCP family protein; translated protein: MEEQYETRQTRKRKRFRPIGKLFLLLIILLLGAGIYFFIQYQQGQDIADETEIEAEPFAGDEDNSGYQNILVLGVDSRGEAQSRTDTMMMVTHDRENNEVKITSFMRDIYADIPGYQSYKLNTAYYLGGVDLLASTLREMFGVEIHNYALVDFKSFETLVDIAAPSGVEIDVEKEMSEKIGVTLSPGVQNLNGQELLGYARFRSDNEGDFGRVRRQQQVIAALKDELISVSSIPKLPKLAGAAQGYVQTDMPLVDQIKLATQLGTGGSGEIERLTIPVEGGYSYANYPQAGSVLEIDIQQNRRALEEFLSQPLN
- the msrA gene encoding peptide-methionine (S)-S-oxide reductase MsrA yields the protein MLEKATFAGGCFWCMVKPFDQFDGIESVISGYTGGHLANPSYEQVKSGHSGHLEAVEITFDPAVFPYEQLLDIFWQQIDPTDNDGQFQDRGASYRPAIFVHNEEQRKLALASRKQLEESGRFDKPVITEIQDAEPFYPAEDYHQDFYLKNPDHYAQDRAESGRDEFLDSAWKKADA
- a CDS encoding MFS transporter → MRGIGTRPALTGVIFAILLVALNLRPAISSIGPMLEPIRTDLGLTNGQVSLLTAVPVLCMGLFAPFAIVFNRRFGLKRSIGFLLAIIGVFTLGRGFWPSYFNLLLSSFFIGIAIAIIGPMLSAMIKRDFPTRTASLIGVYSFGMGLGATLAAGLTSVVYAASGWPAGLAVWSGLAIAALIVWLRMPEAKTKTKTKTQAMPEDPLPITESPWKNVKAWYMLLFFGFQAAFFFSMLTWLAPIAIDKGLSVLSAGAVVTVMTAVQIVCNISIPLLFSRYPNRFLWVLAVLAFGTGGILLLMFAGTWAVWVAAALIGVALGGLFPIALLLPLDATDSADEANSWAAMTQSGGYLISAFMPFIIGVVYDQTGNHDITLWMFLAFVMLMILFAYLLHRKP
- a CDS encoding ABC-F family ATP-binding cassette domain-containing protein; amino-acid sequence: MIAVNDVSLRFGDRKLFEDVNIQFNPGNCYGLIGANGAGKSTFIKILSGELDAQSGNVYMGSGERLAVLKQNHFEYEEHAVLETVIMGHKKLYEVMSEKNAIYMKEDFSDEDGMRAAELEGEFAELNGWEAESEAAILLQGLGISENLHDKKMAELSGSDKVKVLLAQALFGKPDVLLLDEPTNHLDLKAIQWLEEFLINFDNTVIVVSHDRHFLNKVCTHIADLDFGKIQLYVGNYDFWYESSQLATRLASDQNAKKEEKIKELQAFIARFSANASKSKQATSRKKMLDKIELDDIRPSSRKYPFVNFTIGREIGNDVLTVKDLSQTVDGNQLLNNVSFNMNKDDKIVLMGDPLAKSALLRVLAEEDEPASGSARWGVTTSRAYLPIDNTEYFEGSETSLVDWLRQYSPENESETFLRGFLGRMLFSGEEVKKKPSVLSGGEKVRCMLSKMMLSHANVLLLDEPTNHLDLESIQALNNGMIAFKGAMVFTSHDHQFIQTVANRVIEIQEDGSILDKQLTYDEFLEWKETQGIAK
- a CDS encoding YkvA family protein, whose amino-acid sequence is MGNEYLSTALPSEEKQRDFYQKLRFRVHNWLEGKSSKLDSAGQFVLFAPDLFHLLTRLLLDSRIDKKSKAYVGAGVLYFMAPIDFLPEILVGPGGFMDDVIVAVYVVNTVLNRFPKEVVTEHWAGDQDLLKVLSKLANSGDRWAAKLPAGKAVKRFLK
- a CDS encoding cold-shock protein, encoding MQGKVKEFNDDKGFGYIEGDTGELFYFETININEEGFRRFMPNQHVEFTIYDGAPDKERVATNVTLVF
- a CDS encoding cold-shock protein; the protein is MQEGTVKWFNSEKGFGFIEVEGGDDVFVHFSAIQGEGFKTLDEGQRVEFEVEEGNRGPQATNVTKL
- a CDS encoding 5-bromo-4-chloroindolyl phosphate hydrolysis family protein; the encoded protein is MKPIKPIENFIKRQSVSLPLMSAMFPILYLGAEIGLLASGAVAAGTYFASNTSMKQYQLSSDSKQLGMTRSEYRNIRVQIKEGKEKIKTLQSQYYKVRSISSFKQLMDMVKIATKILTIVQQNPRKFYLAEPFFYSHLDSAIELTGKYTLLVGQPVKDMEMRIALQETREMLRSLQQVMEADLKRVLSMDVEQLRMELDYARLAVDQHNTRTIDQQQQIEHKGDMENDQQSDEK
- a CDS encoding toxic anion resistance protein codes for the protein MTNNQTRNELDELLGTPFGMEETSQQTQLAQTEGQPVALLERLSAEEQEKARELAKQIPTGNREAILTYGANAQNQLSQFSHKMLDHVQRKDIGPVGDVLHDLMKKLEQLNPEELTQKKQKGLRKVFNRAKYSVQEMMSKYQKLSTQVDRISVQLDHSKRGLLDDVQMLEQLYDQNKTYFQALNVYIAAAEIKRDEIMNETIPALRRKAEASNDQMAYQEVNDMVQYVDRLEKRLYDLQLSRQITIQSAPQIRMIQQTNQTLAEKIQSSIMTSIPLWKNQIAIALTLNKQMKAVEAQKQVTATTNDLLLKNSEMLKMNSIETARENERGIVEIETLKQTQENLLETIEETLKIQAEGRRNRKAAELEIGRMEEDLKQRLLAIHDGQEKN